A region from the Hippoglossus hippoglossus isolate fHipHip1 chromosome 16, fHipHip1.pri, whole genome shotgun sequence genome encodes:
- the LOC117776354 gene encoding E3 ubiquitin-protein ligase NHLRC1-like gives MAVNRGPGRCGSLSPEGILREAQINLLECKVCFEKFSSQQRERRPRNLSCGHVLCLECITALSHPLLRKLECPFCRQMCSVDSTSHCQAICDLQELLLSRSPRSSAPPHRATGGFKSAAGLTSSALHLHSAFGGWGTLINPTGIAVLGSSGTIVVVHDGEKRVVVFSPQGKLLNSFGRRGQASGELWYPVDVAVTPCGYVVVTDAGDKAVKIFTSRGNHVLTVRDSFQVPWGVGTDGDGHLLVTDIQAGALFHVKVDYTRGVVLEHRTAISELQQPKAVACCPVTGNTAVMEHLTDHTPPPVRQQHTRLKVFNKDFHLLHQTDTFSLTLQSTVRLNMSGVVFDADGDVLVTDCKQGMVWSLGKLQNGPVLTPLVGDHLIRPVGLVTLDNMLIILDSGEHAVKIYMVKSDTGSTTKLMCEQA, from the coding sequence ATGGCTGTGAATCGTGGTCCCGGACGTTGTGGCAGCCTGAGTCCTGAGGGCATCCTGAGAGAGGCTCAGATCAATTTGCTGGAGTGTAAAGTCTGCTTCGAGAAGTTCAGCAGCCAGCAGAGAGAACGCAGACCACGGAACCTTTCCTGTGGCCATGTACTGTGTCTGGAATGCATCACAGCTCTGTCCCACCCTCTCCTGAGGAAGCTGGAGTGCCCGTTTTGTCGACAGATGTGCAGTGTTGACAGCACCTCCCACTGCCAGGCTATTTGTGACCTCCAGGAGCTGCTGTTGTCCCGGAGTCCCAgatcctctgctcctcctcacagGGCGACAGGGGGATTTAAGTCGGCTGCAGGACTGACATCCTCAGCCCTGCACCTCCACTCAGCTTTTGGTGGCTGGGGGACTCTCATCAACCCCACTGGGATAGCTGTTTTAGGGTCCTCAGGGACAATAGTGGTGGTCCatgatggagagaagagggtgGTGGTGTTTAGCCCACAGGGCAAACTGCTGAACAGTTTTGGGCGAAGAGGACAAGCCAGTGGAGAGCTCTGGTACCCAGTGGATGTGGCGGTGACTCCCTGTGGTTACGTGGTGGTGACTGATGCAGGGGACAAAGCTGTGAAGATTTTCACCTCCAGAGGGAACCACGTGTTGACGGTCAGGGATTCCTTCCAGGTGCCCTGGGGTGTGGGCACAGACGGCGATGGGCACCTCCTGGTCACAGACATCCAGGCAGGCGCGCTGTTCCATGTCAAAGTGGACTATACTCGTGGTGTTGTTCTGGAGCATCGTACGGCCATTTCTGAGCTCCAGCAGCCAAAAGCAGTGGCCTGCTGTCCAGTGACAGGGAACACTGCGGTGATGGAGCATTTAACCgaccacacacctccaccagtGAGGCAACAACACACAAGGCTGAAAGTGTTCAACAAAGACTTCCACCTGCTCCATCAGACAGACACTTTCAGCCTGACTCTGCAGTCCACAGTCAGGCTGAACATGTCAGGTGTGGTGTTCGACGCAGATGGAGATGTGCTGGTAACTGACTGTAAACAGGGGATGGTTTGGAGTCTGGGGAAGCTGCAGAATGGCCCGGTCCTCACTCCTCTTGTGGGGGACCACCTGATCCGCCCAGTCGGCCTGGTGACACTGGACAACATGCTCATCATTCTGGACAGTGGAGAGCATGCAGTCAAGATTTATATGGTCAAATCTGACACTGGATCCACGACAAAGCTCATGTGTGAACAGGCCtag